A region of the Desulfosoma caldarium genome:
CGTCGGGGCCGTGGTGGTTCGGGACGGACGCATCGTGGGCGAAGGTTTTCATCAACAATTGGGGGGGCCTCACGCAGAAGTGCATGCCTTGCGCCGCGCCGGAACCTCGGCGCAAGGGGCTACACTTTACGTCACCTTGGAGCCCTGCAACCATCACGGGCGCACACCACCCTGTACGGAAGCGGTGCTCCATGCGGGCATCACTCGAGTGGTCATCGGCATGGCCGATCCCAATCCCCGAGTGACAGGGGGTGGGGCGGATCGCCTGCGCCAGGCAGGCCTCTCGGTCACGGTGGGGGTGCTGGAGAAGGAATGCCGCGCCCTGAACCAGCCTTTCATCAAGTGGGTCACGACGGGCCGTCCCCATGTAACGCTCAAATGCGCCGCGACCTTGGATGGGCGCACGGCCACGCGCACAGGCGATTCCCGTTGGGTCAGCGGGGAAGATTCGCGTCGGCTCGTCCACAAACTGCGCGCCACCTTGGACGCCGTGCTCGTGGGTATTGGCACAGCCCTGACCGACGATCCGTTACTCACCGCGCGCCTCAGTAGGGCCAAAACCTTTCGACAGCCCCTGCGGGTCGTCCTGGACACTCAGGCACGATTGCCCCTGGCCTCGCAGCTGGTCCAAACGGCTCAACACAGCCCTGTTCTCTTAGCCTGCGGTGAAAGTGCACCAAAGCCTGTCCGCGAGCGCCTGGAAGCTCAAGGCGTTCAGGTGGTTGTGCTGCCGTCGCAAGAATCGGGCGGCGTGGATCTTCAAGTCCTTTTGGAAGAATTGGGGCGGCGTTCCATCACCAGCGTCCTGGTGGAAGGGGGAGCGCGCATTCACGGAGCGTTTCTGGATCACGGACTGGCCGACGATTTCTATTTATTTTTTGCTCCAAAAATTCTGGGCGATGCGTCCGGCGTGCCCATGTTTCAAGGCCAATGCCGACTCGCTCTGCGCGAAGCGGTTCCTCTTTATGCCTGTCAGTCGCGCCGCGTGGGCCAGGACATTTTGATACACGGACGTTTTTCGCCGCACTTGTACTAGGG
Encoded here:
- the ribD gene encoding bifunctional diaminohydroxyphosphoribosylaminopyrimidine deaminase/5-amino-6-(5-phosphoribosylamino)uracil reductase RibD, with protein sequence MALGRDGSASIETNDVMMDLMPQDEHFMRRAIRLALKGRGHTSPNPIVGAVVVRDGRIVGEGFHQQLGGPHAEVHALRRAGTSAQGATLYVTLEPCNHHGRTPPCTEAVLHAGITRVVIGMADPNPRVTGGGADRLRQAGLSVTVGVLEKECRALNQPFIKWVTTGRPHVTLKCAATLDGRTATRTGDSRWVSGEDSRRLVHKLRATLDAVLVGIGTALTDDPLLTARLSRAKTFRQPLRVVLDTQARLPLASQLVQTAQHSPVLLACGESAPKPVRERLEAQGVQVVVLPSQESGGVDLQVLLEELGRRSITSVLVEGGARIHGAFLDHGLADDFYLFFAPKILGDASGVPMFQGQCRLALREAVPLYACQSRRVGQDILIHGRFSPHLY